The genomic interval CGATGAGTACATCCTCAGCAGCTTGCACGGCAGATAGTGATGAACATAGTGCAAGCGTTAGAGATAGCGTTCCAGTTTGTTGAAAGCGTTTTTTCATATCCTATCCCTCGTGCATATTTATTTGTTATTACTCGTATTTATTTGGGAAAGTCAGAGATCATTTACCCCCTGATTAAAATTATATTATATACTCTACTTATTACCATATTAACATACTAATGCGTATATATGGCAAAGGAAGAACACGTATTGCGTTTACTGATATGAGCTGTTCATACAATTAGCCGTTGCTGGTAGTCTTTATTTTGTATGTTTCAAGGAGCAACACCCTCTTTTCACGGTTAAGTCAGTGTATAGTCCGCTACTTTATTTTGAATACAACACTGCGGAAATCCGCATTTAGAGCTTCTATGCATACCGAGCAACAATCACACAATCGTAGCACTATCAACTCACCCGTTTTTTACACATCCGCACTACTTATTATTAGCCTAGTGGTATTTGTAGGCATTTTTCCGTGGATAAAATCACCTCATTGGTGGCATTGGTCATCTATTTTCGGGTTTTAAAGTGGGTATTCTTTGGGGCCTCGCAGTCTTATTTATTTTGCCTGCAGGAATTATCCATTTGATTATTTACTGGGAAGACGCCAAAGGCCCTTTCAAGATGCAGCTCTTAGGCATTTTAATTATTGCGCTTTATGCCATTACAAATGACGGGCTATCGTCTATCGCAGAAGCCATCCAAATATGACGAGAAAACGTATTACTTACAAATGACACCTAGCCTTCTTTTATAACTTACAATACTCCTTACAGATAAATAACGCTCAACTGCTCTGATGATTTAACCAAGGCCTTAGACACTTATGAACGTTAAAAAACTTACACTTTTAGTCAGTTTCATTTTCTCAACTGCCTTTAGCTCAGCCGCCTTTAGTCAGGTTGTATACCAGATTAGCGATTTCTCTGATCTTTACAGAGGTGAGTTAACCATCCCTGATGATTACGCGGATTTGAACGCTAAACAAGGTATTATCAACATTTATGAAAAGCGGTTTAACCAAAAAATAATAAGCACCCCATTTGATGGCTTGGTATATCTACCTAACAACGAAGGAACGTTTGATTTACATTCGTTATGGCATTATTACTTAGATCAGCCCATTGTTATCTACGATGACCTCAACTTTGATGGCAAAAAAGATATAGCAATCATGCAAAGCGACCCAGCATGTAGCGACAAATTAGCGTATTTGGTGTATTTGGAAACAGGTAACGGCCTTAAGCTCCATGAAGAACTTTCAAACCTCACAAAAGAATACTGCATGATGTTTGAGCGAGACTTCGATACTCAAACGATAAAAGTAGCCACACCTGAGTACAGCTACCAAGGTAAATCTGCCGAGTACAAGGTTAGTGGCGACAAGCTTATCCTCTTAAAACTTATTGAATACACACAAAATAAAGACTTTGTTATCAACAATTTTACCGCCAAAATCAAAAAAGGCGATGGTTTTGAAATCGAAACTTACGCCTATATAAACCAGTGGGCTGATGTACAAGACGTACATATTTTAAACTTTAAAGACGGCAGAGTTATGCGCTTAATTAAGGTCTTTTCCGGCAGGGATTACATCATGTTTACTCATACAGAGGCCGACGGTAAAGTGATAACAACCTACTCAGGCCCTTTTATTTACGATACGAAGCGAGACGTAATTACTTTTAGTCAGGACGGTAAAGATTATCAACTCTTTAAAGACACTGTTCTTGTTACCACTAATAATGAACAACAACGCCTGGAAGCCTTGCCATCAGAGGATGCTGACTTAACCTACTTAAAAGCCATGCGAGATGATTTTGCAAATCTCGAATTTAGGTAAGCCCATGCTGAATAAACAAAGGCTAACCGTTCTGGTTAGCCTTTGTTTATTTTAGCTTCGGATTATTCCGCGCCAAAGGTTCGAGGTCCTAACATTTCAGGCATCCTAATCGGTTTTTCACCAAAGTTTTCATGATCACCTAGCACTACACCATTAACCGTTAAACCATAATTGGTGTGTTTATGG from Suttonella sp. R2A3 carries:
- a CDS encoding XAC2610-related protein produces the protein MNVKKLTLLVSFIFSTAFSSAAFSQVVYQISDFSDLYRGELTIPDDYADLNAKQGIINIYEKRFNQKIISTPFDGLVYLPNNEGTFDLHSLWHYYLDQPIVIYDDLNFDGKKDIAIMQSDPACSDKLAYLVYLETGNGLKLHEELSNLTKEYCMMFERDFDTQTIKVATPEYSYQGKSAEYKVSGDKLILLKLIEYTQNKDFVINNFTAKIKKGDGFEIETYAYINQWADVQDVHILNFKDGRVMRLIKVFSGRDYIMFTHTEADGKVITTYSGPFIYDTKRDVITFSQDGKDYQLFKDTVLVTTNNEQQRLEALPSEDADLTYLKAMRDDFANLEFR